One Megasphaera elsdenii DSM 20460 genomic window carries:
- a CDS encoding amidohydrolase has product MNTLEDLKKALKAHEAQAFQLNYTIADDPELSGEEYHACQHYVDLCRSLGMEVEDQFTGQPTAFRAVAHRADKPVFKMALLAEYDALPGVGHGCGHSANGAMSFLAAAALKDLADLPVDVDLIGTPDEELRGGKVIMCDQGVFKDYDFAVMVHISPTKTNANSHFLALDDYRIAFHGQTAHAAGEPWNGRNALNGAMLALHAIDMLRQHVRPETRIGSYIVNGGMASNVVPDYAEIECCIRHSEREYLDTVVAKVMNCFKGAAIATETTYDVSQMGCKFDNMVWNEAATKASEQVLQAMDIPYEYPTDCGSSDVGNVSHQCPAVHVHLALGDVPMPEHSTDIANAVKARTIEPTIVKGAEIMGRLALLFAQDAALRQQMKDEFMSNGLSCNH; this is encoded by the coding sequence ATGAATACACTCGAAGATTTGAAAAAAGCCTTGAAGGCCCATGAAGCCCAGGCTTTTCAGCTCAATTATACCATTGCTGACGATCCGGAATTATCCGGCGAAGAATACCATGCCTGCCAGCATTACGTCGATTTGTGCCGTTCCCTGGGCATGGAAGTGGAAGACCAGTTCACCGGTCAGCCCACGGCCTTCCGCGCCGTTGCCCATCGGGCTGATAAGCCTGTCTTCAAGATGGCTCTCCTGGCCGAATACGATGCCCTGCCCGGCGTCGGTCACGGCTGCGGCCATTCGGCCAACGGTGCTATGAGTTTCCTGGCAGCGGCTGCTTTGAAAGATTTAGCCGATTTGCCTGTCGATGTCGACCTCATCGGGACACCGGACGAAGAACTGCGCGGCGGCAAGGTCATCATGTGCGACCAGGGCGTCTTCAAGGATTATGATTTCGCCGTCATGGTCCACATTTCACCGACGAAGACCAATGCCAATTCCCATTTCCTGGCTCTTGACGACTACCGCATCGCCTTCCACGGCCAGACAGCCCATGCCGCCGGTGAACCCTGGAATGGCCGCAATGCCCTGAACGGGGCCATGCTGGCCCTTCACGCCATCGATATGCTGCGCCAGCACGTCCGTCCGGAAACGCGCATCGGCTCGTATATCGTCAACGGCGGCATGGCTTCCAATGTCGTTCCCGATTACGCCGAAATCGAATGCTGTATCCGCCACAGCGAACGGGAATACCTCGATACGGTCGTAGCCAAAGTCATGAACTGCTTCAAAGGTGCGGCCATTGCCACGGAAACGACGTACGATGTCAGCCAGATGGGCTGCAAATTCGACAACATGGTCTGGAACGAAGCGGCGACAAAGGCATCGGAACAAGTCCTTCAGGCCATGGATATCCCCTATGAATATCCGACAGACTGCGGCAGCTCCGACGTCGGCAACGTCAGCCACCAGTGCCCGGCCGTCCACGTCCACCTGGCCTTAGGCGACGTCCCCATGCCGGAACACTCGACGGATATCGCCAATGCCGTCAAAGCCAGGACCATCGAACCGACTATCGTCAAAGGCGCCGAAATCATGGGCCGCCTGGCCCTCCTCTTTGCTCAGGACGCCGCCTTGCGTCAGCAGATGAAAGACGAGTTTATGTCGAATGGCCTTTCCTGTAACCACTAG
- the gdhA gene encoding NADP-specific glutamate dehydrogenase encodes MNKYLESVIENVRTKHANEPEFVQTVEEVLSSLDPVVERHPEYEKFDLLNRLVEPERQFTFRVVWQDDKGEYHTNTGYRFQFNGAIGPYKGGLRFQKNVYSGIIKFLGFEQIFKNALTGLPIGGAKGGADFDPTGKSDAEIMRFCQSYMQALYRYIGPDIDVPAGDMGVGGREIGYLFGEYRRLKGCFENGVLTGKGFSFGGSRIRPEATGYGAVYYLENVLKDDGQDIKGKTIAAAGFGNVTWGICKKATELGAKVVTLSGPDGYIYDPDGVATQEKIDYLLEMRNSGRNRVQDYADKFGVEFFPGEKPWGRKVDIIMPSAMQNDVHLEQAKQIAANKIRYYIEVANMPTTNDALKFLLDQKDIIVAPSKAVNAGGVATSALEMSQNSERLVWTAKEVDDRLHEIMNTIYQNCKDAAARNGLGYNLVAGANIAGFERVADAMLAQGVF; translated from the coding sequence ATGAATAAGTATTTGGAATCTGTTATCGAAAATGTACGTACGAAACACGCAAACGAACCGGAATTTGTCCAGACCGTCGAAGAAGTCTTGAGCTCCCTGGACCCCGTCGTTGAACGCCACCCGGAATATGAAAAGTTCGACCTCCTCAACCGTCTCGTCGAACCGGAACGGCAATTCACATTCCGCGTCGTCTGGCAGGACGATAAAGGCGAATACCATACCAATACGGGCTACCGCTTCCAGTTCAACGGCGCTATCGGGCCCTACAAAGGCGGCCTCCGTTTCCAGAAAAACGTATACTCAGGCATCATCAAATTCCTGGGCTTTGAACAGATCTTCAAGAACGCCTTGACCGGCCTGCCCATCGGCGGTGCTAAAGGCGGTGCTGACTTCGACCCGACAGGCAAGTCCGACGCCGAAATCATGCGTTTCTGCCAGAGCTACATGCAGGCCCTCTATCGCTACATCGGTCCCGATATCGACGTACCGGCCGGGGACATGGGCGTCGGCGGCCGTGAAATTGGCTACCTCTTCGGTGAATACCGCCGTTTGAAAGGCTGCTTCGAAAACGGCGTCCTCACGGGCAAAGGCTTCAGCTTCGGTGGTTCCCGCATCCGTCCGGAAGCTACGGGCTACGGCGCTGTCTACTATCTGGAAAACGTCCTCAAAGATGACGGCCAGGACATCAAAGGCAAGACCATTGCCGCTGCCGGCTTCGGCAACGTAACCTGGGGCATCTGCAAGAAAGCTACGGAACTCGGCGCCAAAGTCGTTACCCTGTCCGGTCCGGACGGCTACATCTATGACCCGGACGGCGTCGCTACGCAGGAAAAAATCGACTACCTCCTCGAAATGCGCAACAGCGGCCGCAACCGCGTCCAGGACTATGCTGATAAATTCGGCGTCGAATTCTTCCCGGGTGAAAAACCGTGGGGCCGCAAAGTCGACATCATCATGCCGTCGGCTATGCAGAACGACGTCCATCTGGAACAGGCTAAACAGATTGCCGCCAACAAGATCCGCTACTACATCGAAGTCGCCAATATGCCGACGACCAACGATGCTTTGAAATTCTTACTCGACCAGAAAGACATCATCGTCGCTCCGTCGAAAGCCGTCAACGCCGGCGGTGTCGCTACATCGGCCCTGGAAATGAGCCAGAACAGCGAACGCCTGGTATGGACTGCCAAAGAAGTCGACGACCGTCTCCATGAAATCATGAACACGATTTACCAGAACTGCAAAGACGCAGCTGCCCGCAACGGCCTGGGCTACAACCTCGTAGCCGGTGCAAACATCGCCGGGTTCGAACGCGTCGCCGATGCAATGCTGGCACAAGGTGTCTTCTAA
- a CDS encoding fructose-bisphosphatase class III: METYDTYSPEYLRYLELLSKEYPTQAATFTEIINLQAIVNLPKGTEHFMSDLHGEYEAFYHILNNCSGVIREKVEMIFSDKMSKAEQDDLLTLIYYPKEKLNMLYREGKVNDDWARTTLERMIDLAKLLSSKYTRSKVRKAMPEVFRFVIDELLHAQPDEDQNQLVYHMKILDTILETGSTRQFIYALANLIKRLAVDHLHIIGDIYDRGAHADKIMDTLMHHHSLDIQWGNHDVLWMGAAAGNAACIANVLRNNIRYHNMEILESGYGISLRPFALFALDTYKQDDGMEPMVKAINVIVAKLEGQTIYRHPDYNMDDRLLFHKIDWEKGVITLGGKTYELKTKDFPTVNPQDPYTLSPEEHQLMNDIQVEFTESERLQRHIRFLYSHGSLYRCMNNNLLFHGGLPLNEDGSFKEIYLDGKPYKGKAFMDKAEHLIRRAYDQRDTDSLDYMWYLWCGADSPVSGRIVKTFERSYIIDESTWKEPQNAYYRLNRDKDECIKILHEFGIDSPQGHIINGHTPVKVKKGESPIRAEGKEICIDGGFCKAYQGSTGIAGYTLIFNSHGIRIKSHYPFEDVYQALMNNVDIDSESTQVELEPKRVMIGDTDNGKKLLQMIRDLKALLEAYRQGVILERRPNP, translated from the coding sequence ATGGAAACGTACGATACTTATTCTCCCGAATATCTGCGCTATTTGGAGCTCTTGTCCAAGGAGTATCCGACACAGGCTGCGACGTTTACAGAAATCATCAACCTGCAGGCGATTGTCAATCTGCCCAAGGGGACGGAACACTTCATGAGTGACCTGCACGGCGAATATGAAGCCTTTTATCACATCCTGAACAACTGCTCCGGCGTCATCCGGGAAAAAGTAGAAATGATTTTTTCTGACAAGATGAGCAAGGCCGAACAAGATGACTTATTGACGCTCATTTACTATCCGAAAGAAAAACTGAACATGCTATACCGAGAAGGCAAGGTCAACGATGACTGGGCCCGGACGACGCTGGAACGGATGATCGACCTGGCCAAGCTCTTGTCTTCGAAGTACACGCGGTCGAAGGTCCGTAAAGCCATGCCGGAAGTCTTCCGCTTCGTCATCGATGAACTCTTGCATGCCCAGCCCGATGAAGACCAGAATCAGCTGGTCTACCATATGAAAATCCTCGATACCATCTTAGAAACGGGCAGTACGCGGCAATTCATCTACGCTTTGGCCAATCTCATCAAACGCCTGGCTGTCGATCACTTGCACATCATCGGCGATATTTACGACCGCGGCGCTCATGCCGATAAGATCATGGATACCCTCATGCACCATCATTCCCTGGACATCCAGTGGGGCAACCACGACGTCCTTTGGATGGGGGCCGCTGCCGGCAATGCCGCCTGCATCGCCAATGTCCTGCGCAATAACATCCGTTACCATAATATGGAAATATTAGAAAGCGGTTATGGCATCAGCCTGCGCCCCTTTGCCCTGTTCGCCTTGGATACGTATAAACAGGACGACGGCATGGAACCGATGGTCAAGGCCATCAACGTCATCGTGGCTAAACTGGAAGGCCAGACGATTTACCGTCATCCCGACTATAATATGGACGACCGCCTGTTGTTCCATAAAATCGATTGGGAAAAAGGCGTCATCACCCTCGGTGGCAAGACGTATGAACTGAAGACCAAAGATTTCCCGACCGTCAACCCGCAGGACCCGTATACACTGTCGCCGGAAGAACATCAGCTCATGAATGACATCCAGGTTGAATTTACCGAAAGCGAACGCCTTCAGCGCCATATCCGCTTCCTCTACAGCCACGGTTCTTTATACCGCTGCATGAATAACAACCTCTTGTTCCACGGCGGCCTGCCCCTTAATGAAGACGGCAGTTTCAAGGAAATCTACCTCGACGGCAAGCCGTATAAGGGCAAGGCATTCATGGATAAAGCGGAACACCTCATCCGCCGGGCTTACGACCAGCGCGATACGGACAGCCTGGATTATATGTGGTATCTCTGGTGCGGTGCTGATTCTCCCGTATCCGGCCGTATCGTCAAGACTTTTGAACGGAGTTACATCATCGATGAATCGACGTGGAAAGAGCCGCAGAATGCTTACTACCGCCTGAATCGCGATAAAGATGAATGTATCAAGATCCTTCACGAATTTGGCATCGACTCGCCCCAAGGCCACATCATCAATGGCCATACGCCGGTCAAGGTCAAGAAAGGCGAAAGCCCAATCCGTGCGGAAGGCAAGGAAATCTGCATCGACGGCGGTTTCTGCAAAGCTTATCAGGGCTCTACGGGCATTGCCGGTTACACGCTCATCTTCAACTCCCATGGTATCCGCATCAAATCCCACTATCCCTTTGAAGACGTCTATCAGGCCCTCATGAACAATGTCGACATCGATTCCGAATCGACACAGGTCGAATTGGAACCGAAGCGGGTCATGATCGGCGACACGGATAACGGTAAGAAACTCCTGCAGATGATCCGCGACTTGAAGGCTCTCTTGGAAGCCTATCGTCAAGGCGTCATCCTTGAACGTCGCCCGAATCCGTAG
- the nhaA gene encoding Na+/H+ antiporter NhaA, producing the protein MKRESLSGLLLIACAILAMAISNSPFGPVYDHWLQAPLPAGTHMSLLHWINDAVMAVFFFVVGAEVKREFLYGELKSRSAAMLPMAAALGGMLAPAAIYSVFNAGLPTAGGWGIPMATDIAFSLGVLSLAAPRAPRSLVVFLTALAIVDDLGGIVVIAVFYAGALNAPALAGGLVVWLLMLAACRRNWQQPWLYAAGGILIWLAFFYGGIHPTMAGVLTGFAMPAVPGKDGREGLLLRAEHALTPVSAFLIMPIFALANAGIRLDLSGLSGLLSAPGLGIFAGLVLGKPLGIGLAVWVLVSLKKASLPDGLTMRHFWAVGLVAGIGFTMSLFIAGLAFPASPVLMTAKTAIIAASLTAAVLGGFIVNRISQ; encoded by the coding sequence ATGAAACGAGAATCGTTAAGCGGACTGTTACTCATCGCCTGTGCCATCCTGGCCATGGCCATCTCTAATTCTCCCTTCGGTCCCGTTTATGACCACTGGCTCCAGGCCCCGCTGCCGGCAGGGACACATATGTCTCTGCTGCACTGGATCAACGACGCCGTCATGGCTGTCTTTTTCTTCGTCGTCGGTGCCGAAGTGAAGCGGGAGTTCCTCTACGGAGAACTGAAATCCCGGTCGGCAGCGATGCTGCCCATGGCCGCTGCCTTAGGCGGCATGCTGGCGCCAGCGGCTATTTATAGTGTCTTTAATGCCGGCCTGCCGACGGCGGGCGGCTGGGGAATCCCCATGGCGACGGACATCGCCTTTTCCCTGGGCGTCCTGTCCCTGGCGGCTCCCAGAGCGCCGCGGAGCCTCGTCGTCTTCCTGACGGCCCTGGCCATCGTCGATGACCTCGGCGGCATCGTCGTCATCGCTGTCTTTTATGCCGGGGCCCTCAACGCCCCGGCCCTGGCTGGAGGCCTCGTTGTCTGGCTGCTGATGCTGGCAGCCTGCCGCCGGAATTGGCAGCAGCCCTGGCTTTACGCAGCCGGTGGCATCCTCATCTGGCTGGCCTTTTTCTACGGCGGCATCCATCCGACCATGGCCGGTGTCCTGACGGGCTTTGCCATGCCGGCAGTGCCTGGAAAGGATGGGCGGGAAGGCCTGCTGCTGCGGGCGGAACACGCCTTGACGCCGGTTTCGGCTTTCCTCATCATGCCCATCTTCGCCTTGGCCAATGCCGGTATCCGCCTCGACCTGAGCGGCTTGTCCGGCCTGTTATCCGCACCGGGCCTGGGGATTTTTGCCGGGCTCGTCCTGGGTAAGCCTTTAGGTATCGGCCTGGCTGTCTGGGTATTGGTATCCTTGAAAAAGGCATCTCTCCCAGACGGATTGACGATGCGCCACTTCTGGGCCGTCGGCCTCGTAGCCGGCATCGGCTTCACCATGTCCCTGTTCATCGCCGGCCTGGCCTTTCCTGCAAGTCCTGTCCTGATGACGGCCAAAACGGCCATCATCGCTGCGTCCCTCACAGCAGCCGTACTGGGCGGCTTCATCGTGAACCGGATCAGCCAGTAG
- the tyrS gene encoding tyrosine--tRNA ligase, whose product MNIIDELSWRGAVNQMTDEEGLRKLTEEKSISLYCGVDPTGDSMHIGHLIPFMMLKRFANAGHHPYVVIGGGTGAIGDPSGRKTERQLQTLDKIKANAEKLKAQFMHLFGDSENITFVNNYDWLSQISLLDFLRDYGKLFSVNIMLSKEVVASRLEAGISFTEFSYQILQSIDFEHLFAHNDVQLQIGGADQWGNITAGIDTIRKIHGSEAKAYGLTIPLMLKSDGTKFGKTAGGAVWLDPEKTSPFEFYQFWLNQDDADVVKYLKYFTFLSKEEIDALAESVEKEPEKRLAQRRLAEEVTKFVHSPEALKEAQNITEALYHGSIADLSEHELEQAFGKMPTVDVSNEEKDVVNWLVDSQIYKSKRQAREDITHGAVTINGVKVTALDEIVKPHKNSNGKFVIVRKGKKKYTLARVHQ is encoded by the coding sequence ATGAATATCATTGATGAATTGTCTTGGCGCGGTGCCGTCAATCAGATGACAGATGAAGAAGGGTTGCGGAAGCTTACGGAAGAAAAGAGCATTTCCCTCTATTGCGGTGTCGACCCGACAGGCGACAGCATGCATATCGGCCACTTGATTCCCTTTATGATGCTCAAACGCTTTGCCAACGCCGGCCATCATCCTTATGTCGTCATCGGCGGCGGCACCGGTGCTATCGGGGACCCGAGCGGCCGCAAGACGGAACGCCAGCTCCAGACTCTCGATAAAATCAAGGCCAATGCCGAAAAATTGAAAGCCCAGTTCATGCATCTCTTCGGCGATTCGGAAAACATCACTTTTGTCAATAACTACGACTGGCTCAGCCAGATCAGTCTTCTCGACTTCCTCCGCGATTACGGCAAATTGTTCAGCGTCAACATCATGCTCAGCAAAGAAGTCGTCGCCAGCCGCCTGGAAGCCGGTATTTCCTTTACGGAATTTTCCTACCAGATTCTCCAGTCCATCGATTTTGAACACCTCTTCGCTCACAACGATGTCCAGCTGCAGATCGGCGGCGCCGACCAGTGGGGCAACATCACGGCTGGTATCGACACGATCCGCAAGATCCACGGCAGCGAAGCCAAAGCCTATGGCCTGACCATTCCCCTCATGCTGAAATCGGACGGCACCAAGTTCGGCAAGACTGCCGGCGGCGCTGTCTGGCTCGACCCGGAAAAGACGTCGCCTTTTGAATTTTATCAGTTCTGGCTCAACCAGGACGATGCGGACGTCGTCAAATACTTGAAATACTTCACCTTCCTCAGCAAGGAAGAAATCGACGCCCTGGCTGAATCGGTCGAAAAAGAACCGGAAAAACGCCTGGCCCAGCGCCGCCTGGCTGAAGAAGTCACAAAATTCGTCCACAGCCCGGAAGCTTTGAAAGAAGCTCAGAACATCACGGAAGCCCTGTATCACGGAAGCATTGCTGATCTGTCGGAACACGAATTGGAACAGGCCTTCGGCAAGATGCCGACAGTAGACGTTTCCAACGAAGAAAAAGACGTCGTCAACTGGCTCGTCGATTCCCAGATTTATAAATCGAAGCGCCAGGCCCGCGAAGACATCACCCACGGTGCGGTCACCATCAACGGCGTCAAAGTGACGGCTCTCGACGAAATCGTCAAACCCCATAAGAACTCCAATGGCAAATTCGTCATCGTCCGCAAGGGGAAGAAGAAATACACCCTGGCCCGGGTCCATCAGTAA